In Amycolatopsis sp. FBCC-B4732, the genomic stretch ACAACGGCAACGCCAGCATGTCGTTCCTCACCTGGCACGCCACGGCGACCGGGATCGACGCCCCGGTGACCCAGTGGACCACCGCCGCCGGGGTGTGGAACATCGCCCAGTCGACGTGGGTGGCGGGCGACTTCACCGGGGACGGCCGCGCCGACCTCGCGTCGTTCTACGACTACCGCAACAACTCGGCGAACCTGTTCCTCTGGACCGCGAACGCGGCCGGCAAGTTCGACGACAAGGGCGTGAAGTGGAACGGCCTGACCTTCACCCCGGCCAAGGCGCGGTTCGTGACCGGCGACTTCGACGGTGACGGCCGCATCGACATCGGCGCGGCCTACGACAACGGCAACGCCGACACCACGTTCTCGACCTGGCACGCGACGGGCGACGGGTTCGACGCCCCGGTTACCAAGTGGGACAGCGGTGCGGGGACCTGGTCGTGGGCCAAGTCGCAGTGGACCGCGCCGGACATCGACGGTGACGGCCGGGCCGACGTGATCGCCAGCTACGACTACGGGAACTCGAACACCGGCCTGTTCTACTGGCACACCGCCCAGAACGGCGCCCTCGAGGACCGCGGCGGCAAGTGGAACAGCAACGGGACGTTCAGCGCGGCCCAGGCCGTGTTCCTCTGACCGGCTGAGCCGGAGCGGGCCGTTCACGTTCTCGTGAACGGCCCGCTTTCTCGTTACTGGCCCCAGTTTTCGATGTCGGGGGCGCCCATGTCGGTGTTCCAGTACCAGTGGGTCAGCGTGCCGTTGGTGGAACGGCCGTAGATGTTTTCCTGGTTGTCGGTGGCGAAGCCGGTGGGGTTGGCGCCGAGGTTTCCGCCCCAGTTGTCGTGACGGGGCTGGTTGTCTTCCGGGGTCCAGTACCAGTGGCCGAGCTGGTTGTCGGGGGTGCGGGCGAAGACGTGCTGCTGGTCGTTCCAGACGTAGGCCACGGGGTTGCCCTGGATCGCGGCACCGAGCGGTTCGTCGACGACCTCTTCGTCGGGGGTCCAGTAGAAGTGCTTGAGGGTGCCGTCGGTGCCGCGGGCGAAGACGTGCTGCTGCTCCCCGAACGCGTACCCCGTCGGGTCACCGGCCAGCGTGCTGGAACCCCAGGTGCCGTAGTTCGGGTCGGCGTCGGTCGGGGTCCAGTACCAGTGCGCGAGGTGGCCGTCGGTGGTGCGGCCGAAGACGTGCTGCTGGTCGCCCCAGACGTACGCGACGGGGTCACCCGCGACCGATTGGGTCTGGGTCTCCTCCACCATCCCGGTGTCGGGCGTCCAGTAGAGGTGCTTGAGCTTCCCGTCGGTCCCGCGGGCGAAGATGTGCTGCTGGTCGCCGAACGCGTAGCCGGTGGGGTTGCCCGCGATGTCGTCGGCACCCCACTGCTCGAAGTTGGGGTCGGCGTCCGTCGGGTACCAGTACCAGTGCCCGATGGTGTTGTCGGTCAGCCGCGCGAAGACGTGCTGGGTGTCCCCGGCGACGAACGCGACCGGCTCACCGGCCAGAGCACCGGGGTAGGACTCCGATTCGATCGACTCGCCCGCGTTGTACGAGTGCAGCAGCGAGCCATCCGCACCCCGGGAGAACATGTGCTCCTGGGTCCCGTACCGGTAGGACGCCGACGCCGCGATGCTCTCGTCGCCGAGGGTGGCGCCCGGCGCCGTGCCGGAGTCGAAGCGGTAGAGGTCGTAGGTGTTCATCAGCGAGATGACCTTGTCCGCGTAGCTCGGGTCCGTGGCGTAGTGCCGGCCCACCTCGCGGATGAACGCCGCAGGGTCGTGGCGGTACGGGAGCGCGCTCGAGTAGGTCGAGCTGGTGGTGAGGAGCCGCCCGTAGTCGCGGAACGAGTTCTCCATCGAGTCGTACGAGCGGAAGTACGCGTTGACCGTGTGGCAGGGCGCCGGCACGCACTCGGTGGTCGGGTACGGCGCGCAGCCCTTCGCGAACGGGCCGGGGTTGGTCGGCGACGTGCACTTGAAGCCGAAGTAGTTCCGGTCGTTGACCGAGAGCGTGCTGCGGCCCCAGTTCGACTCCAGGATCGACTGGGCCGCCGTCACCGAGGCCGGGATGTCGAAGTCGTCGCGGACGCGCTGGGCGGCGGGGCCGGCCGCGGCGACGTAGTCGTCCTGGGCGCCGTCCTCGACGGCCGCGGATCTCATCGCGGCCGACCGCTGTTGTTCCTGCGTGGTCGTGCTCGTCCCCGGGTCGCCGGTCGTCGGCTGCCCGGCCGAAGCGGGCGCGACGAGAGCCAGCGTGCTGATCAACGCGCCGAGCCCGCCGACGGTGATCCGGGTGGTGGTGCGGGTCATGGTGTCCTCCAGGTCGTGGCGATGGGCCAAGCCTGGAAGCCCGGTCTCCAAGTCGACTCCAAGCCGCCTGCAAGTCCCGTTGAAGCGGATTTGGGGCGGACTTGAAGCCTGCCGCGACACGGTTTCCCGGCGAGTCCGCCGCACCGAGAACGGCGGAGCGTTCACCCGGGAGGAAAACCCATGACCGTCCAGCGCACCGGTGCCGTCGTCGCCGCCGTGCTCACCTCGCTCGTGCTCGCCGGCACCGCCCCCGCGATCGCCCAGACCCACCCGCTCGGCCCGGCCGCCGCGGCCGCTTACTACGACCCCGCCCACCCCGGCGCGTTACCGCACGAAGGCACCGCCGGCGTGCCGAGCCATCCGCAGGCCGCCCGGGCGATGACCTCGGTCGAAAACGGCCAGATCACGCGCTCCGAAGTGCTGACCAGATCGAGGTCGTGGATCGACGAGCACGTGATGTACAGCCAGTCCGCGTACCACACCAACCAGTACGGCACCTACCGCCAGGACTGCTCCGGGTTCGTTTCGATGGCCTGGAACCTCAGCACGAGCCTGACCACCGCGACCCTGCCGTCGCGGATGGACGCCATCGGCTGGGCGGACCTGCGGCCCGGCGACGCGTTGTGGCGCAACGGCCACATCGCGCTCTTCCTCGCCTGGAACGACGCCGCCAAGACGCAGCCGATCGTCCGCGAGGAGTTCGACTACGGCAACCCGGCGGTCGAGCGGGCGTGGACCACGCAGTCCTACATCCGCACCTTCACCCCGATGCGCTACCGCAACATCGTCGACGACATCGGCCAGCCGGCCCCGATGGGCGACGAGGGCATCGCGGCGTCGGCGTCCTACCGCTACGGCACCCAGGAGCACATGTTCTCGAAGGGCGCCGACGGGTCGCTCTTGCACTCCTACAACGCGGGCGAGTCCATCGAGTCCGAGTCCTACCTCGCGGCGCTCGCGGGTGAGCCGGTCGCCTTCGTCTCGGGCGACACCCAGCACGTCTTCGCGCGCTTGACCGACAACACGATCGGCCACTGGTACTGGTACCCGACGGACGCCGACCCCAATTTCGAGCAGTGGGGCGCGGACGACATCGCGGGCAACCCGACCGGATACACCTTCGGCGACCAGCAGCACATCTTCGCGCGGGGAACCGACGGCAAGCTCAAGCACCTCTACTGGACCCCGGACACGGGCGTGGTCGAGGAAACCCAGACGCAGAGCATCGCCGGCGACCCGGTGGCCTACGTCTGGGGCGACCAGCAGCACGTCTTCGGCCGCACCACCGACGGCCACCTGGCCCACTGGTACTGGACCCCGACCGACGCCGACCCGAACTACGGCACCTGGGGTTCCAGCACGCTGGCCGGTGACCCGACGGGGTACGCGTTCGGGGAGCAGCAGCACGTCTTCGCCCGCGGCACCGACGGCACCCTCAAGCACTTCTACTGGACCCCCGACGAAGAGGTCGTCGACGAACCGCTCGGTGCCGCGATCCAGGGCAACCCCGTGGCCTACGTCTGGAACGACCAGCAGCACGTCTTCGCCCGCACCCCCGACAACCAGCTCGGCCACTGGTACTGGACCCCGGAAGACAACCAGCCCCGTCACGACAACTGGGGCGGAAACCTCGGCGCCAACCCCACCGGCTTCGCCACCGACAACCAGGAAAACATCTACGGCCGTTCCACCAACGGCACGCTGACCCACTGGTACTGGAACACCGACATGGGCGCCCCCGACATCGAAAACTGGGGCCAGTGAACGAAAGGAAGCACGTCATGCGCACGAAGATCGCGCGGCCGCTCGCCGCGCTGGTCCTGGCCGCGGCGACCGTCGCCGCGGTGCACAGTCCCGCCGCCGCCGACACCACCACGACGCTCAGCTTCTCCGCGCACCAGGACGACGACCTCCTGTTCATGAACCCGGACATCGCTTCCGACGTCGAAGCCGGGTACAACGTGTGGGTCACCTACCTCACCGCGGGCGAAATCCCGTGTGAGAGCCACGATCCGTGTGGCATGGACTACGCCGACAACCGGGTGCAGGGCGAGCACGCCGCCTACGCCGAGACGGCCGGGGTGCCCAACTCCTGGACGTACGAGGAAATGTGGTTCGGCGGCCACCCGGTCGCCGTCGACCACCTCGACGGCACGAACGTGCACCTCGTGTTCACCTACATCCACGCGGCCGCCGGGCCCGAGGACAACTGCGGTGACCTGTACCGGATGCTGCACGACGACTCCTACGTCGCCGAGCCGATCGACTACCGGCCGGCGTACACGAAGGACTCCTTCGTCGGCATGCTGCGGTCGATCATCGACTACGTCCAGCCCGACTACCTGCGCACGCAGAGCACCATCGGGCACCGCGAAAAGCGCGGGGACGGCGTGGCCGACAACGTCGACCACGTCGCCGGGGCGATCCTCGCGGCCGACGCGGACGTCGACGGCGCCGGCAACACCTGGATCCGCCGGGACGAGTACCAGGGGTACGTCATCACCGACTACGCGGACAACGTCGGCGGGTACTGGCGGGACCGCAAGCAGTCGATCTGGAACGCCTACAAGCCGTTCGACTACCAGATCAGCCCGTGGTCGTGGGACAACGTGATGGGCAAGCAGTACCGGCCGGAGGGCCGGATCTTCTGGCCGGGGATCCCCTGGGTGCCGCCGGGCGACTTCAACGGCTGCTAGTGCCCAGGCCGGTCGTGAGTGTGAAACAGGGTGCTAACCCTGTTTCACACTCACGACCGGTTCGGCGCGGGGCTCGCCGGCTTCCCGGGCGCCGTAGCGGGCGAACAGGGCCTGCGCCTCGGCGTGGGTGGCGTCGGATTCCGCCCGCCTGCCCAGCGCCCGCTGGGCGGTCGCGAGGTCACGCAGGTTGCGCGCCCGCCACAGCGGGAGGGAAAGCGCGTCGCACCAGGTGAGGGCGAGTTCGAGGTGCCGCCGGGCGGAGTCCGGTTCGCCGCGGACGAGGTCGAGCTCGCCGAGGGTCCGGAGCATCAGCGCCTGGCCGAAGCCGTCCTGCATCTCGCGGCACGTCGCCAGCGCGTCCTCGAGTTCGGCGTGCAGCTCGCCGGTGTCCCGCCTGCCCTGTCTGATGTGGACTTTCACCAGCGCCTGGGTGGCGTAGGCGATCATCAGCCGGTCGCCGACGTCCCGCAGCAGGGCCAATCCCCGCGCGCACGCCAGTTCGGCCTCGACGAGCCGGCCGGCCGCGCGGTGCACGATGCCGGTGGAGCGCAGGACGAGCGCGACGCCGTGGTCGTCCGGCAGCGACCGGTACCGCTCGAGGGCGAGCTCCAGCTCGAGCAGCGCTTCGGGCAGCCGGCCGAGCTCGGTCAGCACCATGCCGCGGCCGTGGTGCCCCCTGGCCTCCGCACGCGGGTCGCCGAGCTCGTTCAGCACGGGGAGCGCTTCCCCGAGCAGCTCCAGCGCTTCGGGGAGCCGGGCCTGCTCGCGCCGGACACTGCTCAGCATCAGCCGTGTGACCGCCTTGCCGCGGACGTCGTCGACGTCGGCGTACGCCTGGAGGGCCTGCGCGTAGTAGTCGGCGGCTTCGTCGAGCCGGTCCTGTTCGCTGCGCAGCCAGCCGAGCCCGGCCAGCAGCAGGCCCTGGCCGGAGAGGTCACCCGCCTGCCGGGCCGCTTCGAGCGCCGCCGTGTGCGTCCGCCACCAGTGGTGGAAGTGGTTCTCCACGGCGAAGGAGGACGAACACAACGCGGTCGCCAGCCGCACGGCCGCGTCGGCCAGCCCGAGTTCGCTGGCGCGCTCGACGATGTGCACGAGTGCCGCCTGTTCGGCGTCGAACCAGGCGAGCGGTTCGCCGAGGGTGTCGGTGCCGACCAGCTCGGGGGTCGCCGCCGGGCTCGGCGCCGCGGGGCGCAGCGCGCGCACCGGCGTGCCGCCCGACGCCCACTCGACCAGCCGGTACCACTCGTCGGCGGCCCGCCGGACCGCGAGCCGCAACTGCTCGGCGTCCTCCTCCGCTTCCGCGCGTTCCCAGCCGAACACCCGGATGAGGTCGTGCAGGCGGTACCGGGTGACGGCCGAGCCGTCGTTGCTGACCACGTCCAGCAGCTGCGCGCGGACAAGACCTTCGACGATGTCTTCGGCGTCGTCCGGCGGCACCGACAGCAGCACGCTCACCAGCCAGGCACCGAAGTCGGGGACGCCCAGCCAGCCGAGCCGGCGCAGCGCGGACCGTTCCGGGTCGTCGAGCCCGCGGTAGGAGAGGGCGAGGCTGCCGCGGACTTCGAGGTCCCCGATCGCCAGCTCGTTCAGGAACTTCCGCTGTTCGCGCAGCCTCGGCACCAGCCGCGACGGCCGCCAGTCCGGCCGCGCGGCGAGGCGGGCGCCGATGATGCGCACGGCCAGCGGCAGGTTGCCGCAGAGGTGCACGAGCGTGCGGGCCGCGTCGGGCTCGGCGGCGATCCGGGTGCCGCCGACGATCCGGGTGAGCAGGGCGAGCCCGGTCTCGTCGTCGAGGACCCGCAGGTCGATGTGCTCGGTCGAGTCCAGCGCGGCCAGCCGCACCCGGCTGGTGAGCACGCACAGGCAGCCGTCCCCGCTGGGCAGCAGCGGCCGCACCTGGCGCTCGTCCGCGGCGTCGTCGAGCACGACGAGCAGCCGCTTCGACGCCGAAAGGACCCGGTACAGCTCGACGCGTTCGTCGAGGCCCACCGGGAGTTCCCCGTCGGGGACGCCCAAGGCGCGCAGGAACCGGCCGAGCACCTCGACCGGATCCACCGGCGACTGCTGGGCGCCGCGCAGAGCGACGTAGAGCTGGCCGTCGGGGAACCGGGCCCGCAGCAGGTGGCTCACGTGCACGGCCAGCGAACTCTTGCCGGAGCCGGGTTTCCCGGAGATCGCCACCCGGCGCGCGGACGGCTTGGTGAGCGTCGCCGTCTCGGTGCGCCGGCCGGTGAAGTCGGTGATGTCCGGGGGAAGCAGGCACGGGCCGCCGGGCGCTTCCGGTTCCTCGTCGGCCTTCGGCACCGCCGGTGCACCCGCCTCCGGCGCGCCCGCGTCGCCGCGCAAGATCCGCTGGTGCAGCGCCCGCAGCTCCGGCCCGGGTTCGACGCCGAGCTCCTCGACGAGCAGTTCGCGGCCGGTCTGGTAGCACCGCAGGGCGTCGGC encodes the following:
- a CDS encoding AfsR/SARP family transcriptional regulator gives rise to the protein MRFQLLGAVTARRTGADVPLGGPKPRTLLAALLLAEGRVLHADRLISIIWDETPPDSASALLHTYVSTLRRAFQQPDGAPGAILTEQSGYRIELTGCTVDLLEFARLAAEGDAAAGAGDHETAEQRYDQALGQWQGPALGGLKSRFAAAEAARLADQRLDVLEKRVDCAFALGRGAGLVSELTALVAEHPLRERLRGQLMTALWTTGRQADALRCYQTGRELLVEELGVEPGPELRALHQRILRGDAGAPEAGAPAVPKADEEPEAPGGPCLLPPDITDFTGRRTETATLTKPSARRVAISGKPGSGKSSLAVHVSHLLRARFPDGQLYVALRGAQQSPVDPVEVLGRFLRALGVPDGELPVGLDERVELYRVLSASKRLLVVLDDAADERQVRPLLPSGDGCLCVLTSRVRLAALDSTEHIDLRVLDDETGLALLTRIVGGTRIAAEPDAARTLVHLCGNLPLAVRIIGARLAARPDWRPSRLVPRLREQRKFLNELAIGDLEVRGSLALSYRGLDDPERSALRRLGWLGVPDFGAWLVSVLLSVPPDDAEDIVEGLVRAQLLDVVSNDGSAVTRYRLHDLIRVFGWERAEAEEDAEQLRLAVRRAADEWYRLVEWASGGTPVRALRPAAPSPAATPELVGTDTLGEPLAWFDAEQAALVHIVERASELGLADAAVRLATALCSSSFAVENHFHHWWRTHTAALEAARQAGDLSGQGLLLAGLGWLRSEQDRLDEAADYYAQALQAYADVDDVRGKAVTRLMLSSVRREQARLPEALELLGEALPVLNELGDPRAEARGHHGRGMVLTELGRLPEALLELELALERYRSLPDDHGVALVLRSTGIVHRAAGRLVEAELACARGLALLRDVGDRLMIAYATQALVKVHIRQGRRDTGELHAELEDALATCREMQDGFGQALMLRTLGELDLVRGEPDSARRHLELALTWCDALSLPLWRARNLRDLATAQRALGRRAESDATHAEAQALFARYGAREAGEPRAEPVVSVKQG
- a CDS encoding DUF346 domain-containing protein; its protein translation is MTVQRTGAVVAAVLTSLVLAGTAPAIAQTHPLGPAAAAAYYDPAHPGALPHEGTAGVPSHPQAARAMTSVENGQITRSEVLTRSRSWIDEHVMYSQSAYHTNQYGTYRQDCSGFVSMAWNLSTSLTTATLPSRMDAIGWADLRPGDALWRNGHIALFLAWNDAAKTQPIVREEFDYGNPAVERAWTTQSYIRTFTPMRYRNIVDDIGQPAPMGDEGIAASASYRYGTQEHMFSKGADGSLLHSYNAGESIESESYLAALAGEPVAFVSGDTQHVFARLTDNTIGHWYWYPTDADPNFEQWGADDIAGNPTGYTFGDQQHIFARGTDGKLKHLYWTPDTGVVEETQTQSIAGDPVAYVWGDQQHVFGRTTDGHLAHWYWTPTDADPNYGTWGSSTLAGDPTGYAFGEQQHVFARGTDGTLKHFYWTPDEEVVDEPLGAAIQGNPVAYVWNDQQHVFARTPDNQLGHWYWTPEDNQPRHDNWGGNLGANPTGFATDNQENIYGRSTNGTLTHWYWNTDMGAPDIENWGQ
- a CDS encoding PIG-L family deacetylase, with amino-acid sequence MRTKIARPLAALVLAAATVAAVHSPAAADTTTTLSFSAHQDDDLLFMNPDIASDVEAGYNVWVTYLTAGEIPCESHDPCGMDYADNRVQGEHAAYAETAGVPNSWTYEEMWFGGHPVAVDHLDGTNVHLVFTYIHAAAGPEDNCGDLYRMLHDDSYVAEPIDYRPAYTKDSFVGMLRSIIDYVQPDYLRTQSTIGHREKRGDGVADNVDHVAGAILAADADVDGAGNTWIRRDEYQGYVITDYADNVGGYWRDRKQSIWNAYKPFDYQISPWSWDNVMGKQYRPEGRIFWPGIPWVPPGDFNGC
- a CDS encoding glucosaminidase domain-containing protein; the protein is MTRTTTRITVGGLGALISTLALVAPASAGQPTTGDPGTSTTTQEQQRSAAMRSAAVEDGAQDDYVAAAGPAAQRVRDDFDIPASVTAAQSILESNWGRSTLSVNDRNYFGFKCTSPTNPGPFAKGCAPYPTTECVPAPCHTVNAYFRSYDSMENSFRDYGRLLTTSSTYSSALPYRHDPAAFIREVGRHYATDPSYADKVISLMNTYDLYRFDSGTAPGATLGDESIAASASYRYGTQEHMFSRGADGSLLHSYNAGESIESESYPGALAGEPVAFVAGDTQHVFARLTDNTIGHWYWYPTDADPNFEQWGADDIAGNPTGYAFGDQQHIFARGTDGKLKHLYWTPDTGMVEETQTQSVAGDPVAYVWGDQQHVFGRTTDGHLAHWYWTPTDADPNYGTWGSSTLAGDPTGYAFGEQQHVFARGTDGTLKHFYWTPDEEVVDEPLGAAIQGNPVAYVWNDQQHVFARTPDNQLGHWYWTPEDNQPRHDNWGGNLGANPTGFATDNQENIYGRSTNGTLTHWYWNTDMGAPDIENWGQ